Proteins encoded together in one Bradyrhizobium sp. CB82 window:
- a CDS encoding SlyX family protein translates to MNEIRTLSERIDTLEAKLAYQDDTIEQLNQTITAQWKQIDALTRQIAALNERLQEAEANAPGPANERPPHY, encoded by the coding sequence ATGAATGAGATCAGGACGCTCAGCGAACGCATCGACACGCTCGAAGCCAAGCTCGCCTACCAGGACGACACCATCGAGCAGCTCAACCAGACCATCACCGCGCAGTGGAAGCAGATCGACGCGCTGACGCGGCAGATCGCAGCGCTGAACGAACGTCTCCAGGAGGCCGAAGCCAACGCCCCCGGCCCCGCCAACGAGCGCCCGCCGCATTACTGA
- the ggt gene encoding gamma-glutamyltransferase has product MRSFHFPGRSTVHAQNAMVATSHPLAALAAVEVLREGGTAADAAVAGSLLLGVIEPQSTGIGGDCFALIQPRGEGKITAYNGSGRAPKAANVEWYLERKINSVPLTSAHAVSIPGAVDAFATVLRDHGKFGLDRLAQPAIKASEEGYVVAPRVAFDWKNQFEKLKKGTNTERYLLPHGKPALAGDVIRQPELGKTLRAIARDGRDAFYKGPIAEDMVETLRSIGGLHTLDDFTGHTTEVTTPIGTTYKDYDIWQCPPNGPGITMLVMLNILSRFDLKKFAPLSVERFHLEAEAARIAYMIREMHVADPAHMKIDVAKILAKEFADEYIAKIRMDGLLDLPNVAPPMNPSTIYIAVVDKDRNVCSFINSIAHSFGSAIVSNKTGVLLQNRAGGFRIQPGHPNCIAGGKRPLHTIIPALLTKAGRAVMPFGVMGGQYQPVGQTHVLTNILDYGCDVQEAIDMPRGLHYEGVYQLEDSVPAAIVDGLKKLGHKTTNLVGPLGGGQAIWIDWDKGTLTGGSDPRKDGCALGY; this is encoded by the coding sequence ATGAGAAGCTTCCATTTTCCCGGCAGGTCCACGGTCCACGCCCAAAACGCGATGGTGGCGACCTCGCATCCGCTGGCCGCGCTGGCCGCGGTCGAGGTGCTGCGCGAGGGCGGCACGGCGGCGGACGCGGCGGTCGCGGGCAGCCTGCTGCTCGGGGTGATCGAGCCGCAGTCGACCGGCATCGGTGGCGACTGCTTTGCGCTGATCCAGCCGCGCGGCGAGGGCAAGATCACTGCCTATAACGGCTCGGGCCGGGCGCCGAAGGCCGCCAATGTCGAGTGGTATCTCGAGCGCAAGATCAACTCCGTGCCGCTGACCTCGGCGCACGCGGTCTCGATCCCCGGTGCGGTCGACGCCTTTGCCACCGTGCTGCGCGATCACGGCAAGTTCGGCCTCGACCGTCTGGCGCAGCCGGCGATCAAGGCGTCGGAGGAGGGCTACGTCGTCGCCCCCCGGGTCGCCTTCGACTGGAAGAACCAGTTCGAGAAGCTGAAGAAGGGCACCAACACCGAGCGCTATCTGCTGCCGCACGGCAAGCCGGCCCTGGCTGGCGACGTCATCCGCCAGCCCGAGCTCGGCAAGACGCTGCGCGCGATCGCCAGGGACGGTCGCGATGCCTTCTACAAGGGCCCGATCGCCGAGGACATGGTCGAGACGCTGCGCTCCATCGGCGGCCTGCACACGCTCGACGATTTCACTGGTCATACGACCGAGGTGACCACGCCGATCGGCACGACCTACAAGGATTACGACATCTGGCAGTGCCCGCCCAACGGGCCCGGCATCACCATGCTGGTGATGCTGAACATCCTGTCCCGGTTCGACCTCAAGAAGTTCGCGCCGCTCAGCGTCGAGCGCTTCCATCTCGAGGCGGAAGCCGCGCGCATTGCCTACATGATCCGCGAGATGCATGTCGCCGATCCCGCCCATATGAAGATCGACGTCGCAAAAATCCTCGCCAAGGAATTCGCCGACGAGTACATCGCAAAGATCCGCATGGATGGGCTGCTCGACTTGCCGAACGTCGCGCCGCCGATGAATCCGTCGACCATCTACATCGCCGTGGTCGACAAGGATCGCAACGTTTGCTCCTTCATCAATTCGATCGCGCATTCCTTCGGCTCGGCGATCGTGTCGAACAAGACCGGCGTGCTGCTGCAAAATCGCGCCGGCGGCTTCCGTATCCAGCCGGGTCATCCGAACTGCATTGCGGGTGGCAAGCGACCGCTGCATACGATCATTCCCGCACTCCTCACCAAGGCGGGCCGTGCCGTCATGCCGTTCGGCGTGATGGGCGGGCAGTATCAGCCGGTCGGCCAGACGCACGTGCTCACCAACATCCTCGACTATGGCTGCGACGTGCAGGAGGCGATCGATATGCCGCGCGGCCTACACTACGAGGGCGTCTATCAACTCGAAGACAGCGTGCCGGCTGCAATCGTCGACGGCCTGAAGAAGCTCGGCCACAAGACCACCAACCTCGTCGGCCCGCTCGGCGGCGGGCAGGCGATCTGGATCGACTGGGACAAGGGCACGCTCACCGGCGGTTCCGATCCCCGCAAGGATGGCTGCGCACTCGGCTATTGA
- a CDS encoding diguanylate cyclase, which produces MNVMSQRAGLSRLPLRAAAFVVLTCTAILGISGWREWSSRDALLRGAENEMANLARSLTQHAEDSLELLDSGVVGVVTRLEMDGTDPTTIAKLRNLLEARKKAIERIQSLAIIDDKGNWLTSAGAVTTTLSDDEFFRHHQFSPKREAYVGRPIKSLVDGEWVVTLSRRFNKPDGSFGGVVLATIGANYLTHFYQQFLIGRNSSITLVHGDGTIIARDPSNDKFVGRSVADGPLFRESKLQPSGAYQFKSLLDGVERVSFYKRGGRFPLLLVATVDRQELLAPWRAAAVSRMLYVLALVMLIAIIGAVLVRHLQRGERMAAALAASEANFRLIAEGSGDMVTRIGIDHIVRYASPSSKRVLGWRPNQLVGHSALAGINPADLPAVEETINRLNRGELDEVRTIQRQRHREKGEIWVESTMRATRRSDGSIDGAITVSRDVTEQKELEERLEALATEDSLTGLANRRRFDERLDEEWARAYRDRSSLGLLMIDVDHFKAYNDEYGHPAGDACLRTVATIIAAEAQRVSDLAARYGGEEFAVLLPNIDAAGCARIGDRIRQAIRAAGLVRASNDSAGCVTASVGGAICRPWLERTGGPGALVEAADRALYGAKQDGRDRLVMSVEVFNQLPMASGQ; this is translated from the coding sequence ATGAATGTCATGAGTCAAAGAGCCGGCTTGAGCCGCCTGCCGTTGCGGGCGGCGGCATTCGTCGTGCTCACCTGCACAGCCATCCTCGGCATCAGCGGTTGGCGCGAGTGGAGTTCGCGCGATGCATTGCTGCGCGGCGCCGAGAACGAAATGGCGAACCTCGCGCGATCGCTGACCCAGCATGCGGAGGACAGCCTCGAGTTGCTCGATTCCGGTGTCGTCGGCGTCGTCACTCGCCTGGAAATGGACGGCACGGACCCCACCACCATCGCCAAGCTTCGCAACCTCCTCGAAGCCCGCAAGAAGGCGATCGAGCGCATTCAAAGCCTCGCCATCATCGACGACAAGGGCAACTGGCTGACATCCGCCGGTGCCGTCACTACCACGCTCAGCGACGACGAGTTCTTCAGGCATCACCAGTTCTCGCCGAAGCGGGAGGCCTATGTTGGCCGCCCGATCAAGAGCCTGGTCGACGGCGAGTGGGTGGTCACGCTGTCGCGCCGGTTCAACAAGCCCGACGGCAGCTTTGGCGGCGTCGTGCTCGCGACCATCGGTGCGAACTATCTGACACATTTCTACCAGCAGTTCCTGATCGGTCGGAACAGCTCCATCACGCTGGTGCACGGCGATGGCACCATCATCGCGCGCGATCCCAGCAACGACAAGTTCGTGGGGCGCAGCGTGGCCGACGGTCCGCTGTTTCGCGAATCGAAGCTGCAGCCGAGCGGGGCCTATCAGTTCAAGTCGCTTCTGGATGGCGTCGAGCGCGTCAGCTTCTACAAGCGCGGCGGTCGCTTCCCGCTTCTCCTGGTCGCGACCGTTGATCGGCAGGAATTGCTGGCGCCCTGGCGGGCGGCGGCCGTTTCGCGCATGCTGTACGTTCTCGCGCTGGTGATGCTGATCGCAATCATCGGCGCGGTGCTGGTCCGGCATTTGCAGCGCGGCGAACGCATGGCGGCGGCGCTCGCGGCCAGTGAAGCAAATTTCCGCCTGATCGCCGAGGGCTCCGGCGACATGGTGACCCGGATCGGGATCGACCATATCGTCAGGTATGCCTCCCCTTCATCCAAGCGCGTTCTTGGATGGCGTCCCAACCAGCTCGTCGGCCATTCCGCACTTGCCGGAATCAATCCCGCCGACCTGCCCGCCGTGGAAGAGACGATCAATAGGCTCAATCGTGGTGAACTTGACGAGGTGCGTACGATCCAGCGGCAAAGGCATCGCGAGAAGGGTGAAATCTGGGTCGAATCGACCATGCGGGCAACGCGCAGAAGCGACGGCAGCATAGACGGCGCCATTACGGTCTCGCGCGACGTCACGGAGCAGAAGGAGCTGGAGGAGCGCCTGGAAGCGCTGGCGACGGAGGACAGCCTCACCGGGCTCGCCAACCGCCGCCGCTTCGACGAGCGGCTGGACGAAGAATGGGCGAGGGCCTATCGCGACCGCTCGAGCCTCGGTCTGTTGATGATCGATGTCGATCACTTCAAGGCCTATAACGACGAATACGGCCATCCCGCAGGCGATGCGTGCCTGCGCACGGTGGCGACGATCATCGCGGCAGAGGCCCAGCGCGTCAGCGACCTCGCCGCGCGCTATGGCGGTGAAGAGTTCGCCGTGCTGCTGCCGAACATCGATGCGGCCGGCTGCGCCCGGATCGGCGATCGGATCCGCCAGGCGATCCGCGCCGCGGGCCTCGTACGTGCCTCCAATGATTCCGCGGGCTGCGTCACCGCTTCGGTCGGCGGTGCGATCTGCCGCCCGTGGCTGGAGCGAACCGGTGGGCCGGGAGCGCTCGTCGAGGCCGCCGATCGCGCGCTCTATGGCGCCAAGCAGGACGGGCGCGACCGGTTGGTGATGTCCGTCGAGGTCTTCAATCAGCTGCCGATGGCCTCGGGGCAGTAA
- a CDS encoding rhodanese-related sulfurtransferase — MTSKNTACKVAAFYQFAPLADYRELREPLRAFCAGLCIKGSVLLAQEGVNGTVAGSAEAIDAFANELAHGEMFGGRLDNLELKFSTSEAMPFGRLKVRLKKEIVTLGDAAADPTRQVGTYVDAAQWNALIAEPDTLVLDTRNAFEVAMGTFEGALDPGIRSFGEFKDFAAQQLDPAKHRRIAMFCTGGIRCEKASAHLLARGFAEVYHLKGGILRYLEDVPEAQSRWRGECFVFDERVALGHGLRERQKDAPADE; from the coding sequence ATGACTTCCAAGAACACGGCTTGCAAAGTCGCCGCCTTCTATCAGTTCGCGCCGCTCGCAGACTACCGCGAGCTGCGTGAGCCGCTGCGCGCGTTCTGCGCCGGCCTCTGCATCAAGGGCAGCGTGCTGCTGGCGCAGGAGGGCGTCAACGGCACGGTCGCGGGCTCCGCGGAGGCGATCGATGCCTTTGCCAATGAGCTCGCACATGGCGAGATGTTCGGTGGCCGGCTCGATAATCTCGAACTGAAATTCTCGACCAGCGAGGCAATGCCGTTCGGCCGTCTCAAGGTGCGGCTGAAAAAGGAGATCGTCACGCTCGGTGACGCCGCCGCTGACCCGACGCGTCAGGTCGGCACTTACGTCGATGCGGCACAGTGGAATGCGCTGATCGCCGAGCCCGATACGCTGGTGCTCGATACCCGCAACGCCTTCGAGGTGGCAATGGGCACGTTCGAAGGCGCCCTCGATCCAGGCATCAGGAGTTTTGGCGAATTCAAGGACTTTGCCGCGCAGCAGCTCGATCCCGCAAAGCATCGCCGGATCGCGATGTTCTGCACTGGCGGCATCCGCTGCGAGAAGGCGAGCGCGCATCTGCTCGCGCGCGGCTTCGCCGAGGTCTATCACCTCAAGGGCGGCATTCTCAGGTATCTCGAGGATGTGCCGGAGGCGCAAAGCCGATGGCGCGGCGAGTGCTTCGTGTTCGACGAGCGCGTGGCGCTCGGCCATGGCTTGCGCGAGCGGCAGAAGGACGCCCCCGCCGATGAATGA
- a CDS encoding FKBP-type peptidyl-prolyl cis-trans isomerase has product MQRVQRALLTLMSALAITVIGAVSAFVSTPASAQTAGKTMTTASGLEIIDSVVGTGASPNPGQICVMHYTGWLYEKGKKGKKFDSSVDRNEPFEFPIGKGRVIAGWDEGVATMKVGGKRTLIIPPQLGYGARGAGGVIPPNATLMFDVELLGVK; this is encoded by the coding sequence ATGCAGCGTGTCCAGCGTGCACTCCTCACCCTCATGTCGGCGCTCGCGATCACGGTGATTGGCGCAGTGTCGGCGTTCGTCTCCACCCCGGCATCGGCCCAGACCGCAGGAAAAACCATGACCACAGCTTCAGGCCTCGAGATCATCGACAGCGTCGTCGGCACCGGCGCCTCCCCAAACCCCGGCCAGATCTGCGTGATGCACTACACCGGCTGGCTCTATGAGAAGGGCAAGAAGGGCAAGAAATTCGACTCTTCCGTCGATCGCAACGAGCCGTTCGAGTTTCCAATCGGCAAGGGCCGCGTGATCGCCGGCTGGGACGAGGGCGTTGCCACCATGAAGGTCGGCGGCAAGCGCACGCTGATCATTCCGCCGCAGCTCGGCTACGGCGCACGCGGCGCCGGCGGCGTGATCCCGCCGAATGCGACGCTGATGTTCGACGTGGAATTGCTCGGGGTGAAGTGA
- a CDS encoding cupin domain-containing protein — protein sequence MSGHDHTHSQHHDHDDRWKHDGVRVIPGNQLDPNVPSTPGMDRKAAINFARVGAQKLWAGTVSIKPDAKTGAHHHGHLESIIYVVKGKARMRWGDHLQFTAEAGPGDFIYVPPYVPHQEINASPDEVLECVLVRSDGEAVAINLDIEPVEKPETVLWIDPVHRDPNETK from the coding sequence ATGAGCGGCCATGACCACACGCACTCCCAGCATCACGATCATGACGATCGCTGGAAACATGACGGCGTGCGGGTGATTCCCGGCAATCAGCTCGATCCCAATGTTCCCTCGACGCCCGGCATGGACCGCAAGGCCGCGATCAATTTCGCGCGCGTCGGGGCGCAGAAATTGTGGGCCGGCACCGTCAGCATCAAGCCCGACGCCAAGACCGGCGCGCATCATCATGGCCATTTGGAGAGCATCATCTATGTGGTGAAGGGCAAGGCCCGTATGCGCTGGGGCGATCATCTCCAGTTCACCGCGGAGGCCGGCCCCGGCGATTTCATTTACGTTCCGCCTTACGTGCCGCACCAGGAGATCAACGCCAGCCCCGACGAAGTCCTCGAATGCGTGCTGGTGCGCAGCGATGGCGAGGCGGTCGCGATCAATCTCGACATCGAGCCGGTCGAGAAGCCGGAGACGGTGCTTTGGATCGACCCGGTGCACCGCGATCCGAACGAGACGAAGTGA
- a CDS encoding xanthine dehydrogenase family protein subunit M, whose protein sequence is MRSFSYQRATDAGAAVSALASSTSDNNPLTLATAQPLAGGTTLIDLMKLDVMRPATIVDINPLARSWSAIDLGGDNLRLGALAKMSDVAGNTEVQRSYPVIASSLKLAASPQLRNMATLGGNVMQRTRCSYFRDISYENCNKRNPGAGCAAMDGFNRMHAVLGTSDQCIATYPGDFAQALIALDAMVEITGKSGTRSLPFAQLHKPPGDSPEIETTLQPGELISGFAISGRWPRSVYLKARDRQSYEFALSSAAIALDVQDGVIRDARIALGGVATVPWRAREAEALVKGQQFDDGLAQRAADAAFADAKGRRHNAFKIALGRRVVARALQQAVTMEI, encoded by the coding sequence ATGCGATCGTTCTCCTATCAGAGAGCTACCGATGCCGGCGCCGCCGTTTCGGCTCTCGCCTCGTCCACGTCCGACAACAACCCGCTGACGCTGGCCACCGCGCAGCCGCTCGCCGGCGGCACGACGTTGATCGACCTGATGAAGCTCGACGTGATGCGGCCCGCAACCATCGTCGACATCAATCCCCTGGCCCGGAGCTGGTCGGCGATCGATCTCGGAGGTGACAATCTGCGGCTTGGCGCGCTCGCAAAAATGTCCGATGTCGCCGGGAACACAGAGGTCCAGCGCAGCTATCCGGTCATCGCCAGTTCACTGAAGCTTGCCGCGAGCCCGCAATTGCGCAACATGGCCACGCTCGGCGGCAACGTCATGCAGCGAACGCGCTGCAGCTATTTCCGCGACATCTCCTACGAGAATTGCAACAAGCGCAATCCCGGCGCCGGCTGCGCGGCGATGGACGGTTTCAACCGCATGCATGCGGTGCTCGGCACCTCCGATCAATGTATCGCGACTTATCCCGGCGATTTCGCGCAGGCTCTGATCGCGCTCGACGCCATGGTCGAGATCACCGGGAAATCCGGCACGCGTAGCCTGCCATTCGCGCAGTTGCACAAGCCGCCCGGTGATTCGCCGGAGATCGAGACGACGTTGCAACCGGGCGAACTGATCTCTGGTTTCGCGATCTCCGGGCGCTGGCCGCGCTCGGTGTATCTGAAGGCGCGTGACCGGCAATCCTACGAATTCGCGCTGTCGTCAGCGGCGATCGCGCTCGACGTGCAGGACGGCGTGATCCGCGACGCCCGCATCGCGCTCGGCGGTGTCGCCACCGTGCCGTGGCGCGCCCGCGAGGCGGAGGCGCTGGTGAAGGGCCAGCAGTTCGATGACGGCCTCGCCCAGCGTGCCGCGGATGCAGCGTTCGCGGACGCGAAGGGCCGGCGGCACAACGCCTTCAAGATCGCGCTCGGCAGGCGCGTGGTGGCTCGCGCGCTCCAGCAGGCCGTAACGATGGAGATCTGA
- a CDS encoding CsbD family protein — translation MGSTSDKIKGATNETVGKAKQGIGAATGSERMKGEGTVQEVKGKGQQAMGDAKDAAKEAIDRAAANAKRTAE, via the coding sequence ATGGGTAGCACGAGCGACAAGATCAAGGGCGCCACCAACGAGACGGTCGGCAAGGCCAAGCAGGGCATTGGCGCGGCGACCGGTTCCGAGCGCATGAAGGGCGAAGGCACCGTGCAGGAGGTCAAGGGCAAGGGCCAGCAGGCGATGGGCGATGCCAAGGACGCCGCGAAGGAAGCGATCGATCGCGCCGCGGCGAACGCCAAGCGCACGGCGGAGTGA
- a CDS encoding xanthine dehydrogenase family protein molybdopterin-binding subunit — protein MTTAAPEPKANMGQPVPRYDALAKVTGKAAYASDMPLANPAYAFLVTSAIARGRIDSFELDDAKRVRGVIEIFTHQNMPKLKESKLFSNGGHAGTTIQPMKSADIAHDGQIIAVVLAESYEAAREAANRVKVNYTALMPAATFDSQGTTAAAAKGQAAQFKEDPKVGDFAKAFDEAEVKLTASYDTPTQHHNPMELFSTSCLWMGDNLLIYEPSQYVYGLKNGVAEQLGIDADKVRVVNPYVGGGFGSRGSMTPRTAIIASIARRLNRPVKLVPTRDQGFTIATYRAETRHQIQLGASRDGKLVALRHEGVELSSRADPYCVGGTKTTTRLYACPNVDSLVSIARADRNTPGFMRSPPEVPYLFALESAMDELAVKLEMDPVELRRVNDTTNEPIEGKPYTSRSLMACFDEAAKAFGWSQRSAWPKSMTDGDWLVGYGCAATCYPTQMGPSAARVRLQRDGRTRVEIAGHEIGTGAYTVIAQTAAERLGVPLEKVAVYIGDSDLPPAPVAGGSNSTASTCSAVMMVCDKVRQRLFRALMPNESLTDKAKETVGMGQTPAKQAAASRQGLDREKAFDALGISVVEEYGEWKPDGAPSDAFEAMHSGHVRLVGGPSLKGGIAYAFGAEFVEVRVNRFTHEIRTPRLVGAFAAGRIMNPRTARSQLMGGLIWGMSSALLEATEIDERTARYVNDNLADYLVPVNADVPHVEVIMLSEQDDHINPAGVKGLGELANVGTNAAICNAVYHATGQRIRKLPVRLENIEA, from the coding sequence ATGACCACTGCCGCTCCCGAGCCGAAGGCCAATATGGGCCAGCCGGTGCCGCGCTATGATGCGCTCGCGAAAGTCACGGGGAAGGCGGCCTACGCCTCCGACATGCCGCTCGCCAACCCCGCTTATGCCTTTCTGGTCACCAGCGCGATCGCCAGGGGCCGCATCGACAGTTTTGAGCTCGACGATGCCAAGCGGGTGCGCGGCGTGATCGAGATTTTCACACACCAGAATATGCCGAAGCTGAAGGAATCGAAGTTGTTCTCCAACGGCGGCCATGCGGGCACCACGATCCAGCCGATGAAATCGGCCGACATTGCCCATGATGGCCAGATCATCGCCGTGGTCCTTGCCGAGAGCTACGAAGCCGCGCGCGAGGCGGCCAATCGCGTCAAGGTCAACTACACCGCTCTGATGCCGGCCGCGACCTTCGACTCGCAAGGCACGACGGCTGCCGCGGCCAAGGGACAGGCCGCCCAGTTCAAGGAAGATCCCAAGGTCGGCGACTTCGCGAAGGCCTTCGACGAGGCCGAGGTCAAGCTCACGGCATCCTACGACACGCCGACGCAGCACCACAATCCGATGGAACTGTTTTCGACGAGCTGCCTCTGGATGGGCGACAATCTCCTGATCTACGAGCCGAGCCAGTATGTCTATGGCTTGAAGAACGGCGTCGCCGAGCAGCTCGGCATCGATGCCGACAAGGTTCGCGTGGTCAATCCTTACGTCGGCGGCGGCTTCGGCTCGCGCGGCTCGATGACGCCGCGCACGGCGATCATCGCCAGCATCGCGCGCCGGCTGAACCGTCCCGTCAAGCTCGTGCCGACGCGCGACCAGGGCTTTACGATTGCGACCTACCGCGCGGAGACGCGGCACCAGATCCAACTCGGCGCGAGCCGGGACGGCAAGCTCGTTGCGCTCCGTCATGAAGGCGTGGAGCTCTCCTCGCGCGCAGATCCCTATTGCGTCGGCGGTACCAAGACCACGACTCGACTCTATGCCTGCCCGAATGTCGACAGCCTCGTCTCGATCGCGCGGGCCGATCGCAACACGCCCGGCTTCATGCGCTCGCCGCCGGAGGTGCCGTATCTGTTCGCCTTGGAGAGCGCGATGGATGAGCTCGCTGTCAAGCTCGAGATGGATCCGGTCGAGCTTCGTCGCGTCAACGACACCACGAACGAGCCGATCGAGGGCAAGCCTTACACCTCGCGATCCCTGATGGCCTGTTTCGACGAGGCGGCGAAAGCCTTCGGCTGGTCGCAGCGCTCCGCTTGGCCGAAATCGATGACGGATGGCGACTGGCTGGTCGGCTATGGCTGCGCCGCGACCTGCTATCCCACCCAGATGGGGCCGTCGGCGGCACGGGTGCGCCTGCAACGCGATGGCCGCACGCGCGTCGAGATCGCCGGCCACGAGATCGGCACCGGCGCCTACACGGTGATCGCGCAGACCGCGGCGGAACGGCTCGGCGTGCCCCTGGAGAAGGTTGCCGTCTATATCGGCGACAGCGACCTGCCGCCGGCACCGGTGGCGGGCGGCTCGAATTCGACCGCCAGCACCTGCTCCGCCGTGATGATGGTGTGCGACAAGGTTCGCCAGCGGCTGTTCCGCGCGCTGATGCCAAACGAGAGTCTCACCGACAAGGCCAAGGAGACGGTCGGCATGGGCCAGACGCCGGCGAAGCAGGCCGCGGCCAGCCGCCAGGGGCTCGATCGCGAAAAGGCCTTCGATGCGCTCGGCATCAGCGTGGTCGAGGAATATGGCGAGTGGAAGCCAGATGGCGCGCCGTCAGATGCCTTCGAGGCCATGCACAGCGGTCATGTCCGGCTGGTCGGTGGCCCCAGCCTGAAGGGTGGCATCGCCTATGCGTTCGGTGCGGAATTCGTCGAGGTGAGGGTGAACCGCTTCACCCATGAAATCCGCACGCCCCGACTGGTCGGCGCCTTTGCCGCCGGCCGCATCATGAACCCGCGCACGGCGCGCAGCCAGCTGATGGGCGGGCTGATCTGGGGCATGTCCTCGGCGCTGCTGGAGGCCACCGAGATCGACGAGCGCACCGCGCGCTACGTCAACGACAATCTCGCCGACTATCTCGTGCCGGTGAACGCGGATGTGCCCCATGTCGAGGTGATCATGTTGTCCGAGCAGGATGATCACATCAATCCAGCCGGCGTGAAGGGGCTCGGCGAGCTCGCCAATGTCGGCACCAATGCGGCAATCTGCAATGCGGTCTATCACGCGACCGGCCAGCGCATCCGCAAGCTGCCGGTGCGGCTGGAGAATATCGAGGCCTGA
- a CDS encoding (2Fe-2S)-binding protein: MSDNPGSGFDRRAFMAGTAASTLVPLTARGATQETSSAAAQDPTLPVDVTLRVNGEDKHLRIDARTTVLDALREHLGLTGSKKGCDHGQCGACTVLIGERRVVSCLTLAVAAQAENITTIEGLANGDGLHPMQQAFIDNDAFQCGYCTPGQIMSAVACVKEGHAGSDEDIREYMSGNICRCAAYPNIVAAVKQAAPDIMKG, from the coding sequence ATGTCCGACAATCCAGGTTCCGGTTTCGATCGTCGCGCCTTCATGGCCGGCACAGCCGCGAGCACGCTCGTTCCGCTGACCGCGCGCGGGGCAACGCAAGAAACGAGCTCCGCGGCCGCGCAGGATCCGACGCTGCCGGTCGATGTGACGTTGCGCGTGAATGGCGAGGACAAGCATCTTCGCATCGATGCGCGCACCACCGTGCTCGATGCGCTGCGTGAGCATCTCGGCCTCACCGGCAGCAAGAAAGGCTGCGATCACGGCCAGTGCGGTGCCTGCACCGTGCTGATCGGCGAGCGGCGCGTGGTCTCATGCCTGACACTGGCGGTCGCGGCGCAAGCCGAGAACATCACCACCATCGAGGGCCTCGCGAATGGCGACGGGCTGCATCCGATGCAGCAGGCCTTCATCGACAACGACGCCTTCCAGTGCGGCTACTGCACGCCCGGGCAGATCATGTCCGCGGTCGCCTGCGTGAAGGAGGGGCACGCCGGCAGCGACGAGGACATCCGCGAATATATGAGCGGCAACATCTGCCGCTGCGCCGCTTATCCCAACATCGTCGCGGCCGTGAAGCAGGCCGCGCCCGACATCATGAAAGGCTAG
- the hemE gene encoding uroporphyrinogen decarboxylase, whose translation MPPSSAKPFIDVLSGQRQTVPPVWMMRQAGRYLPEYREVRAKAGGFLDLCFTPELAAEVTLQPIRRFGFDAAIIFSDILVIPYALGRSVRFEVGEGPRLEPLDDPDKVRTLSPRADFGKLEPVFEALRIVRRALDTKTALIGFCGAPWTVATYMVAGQGTPDQAPARMMAYRHPEAFAKIIDTLVESSVDYLLGQLAAGADALQIFDTWAGVLPPAEFARWSIEPTRRIVEGVRAKVPDAKIIGFPRGAGALLPAYVEETGVNAVSIDWTAEPAFIRERVQSRVAVQGNLDPLVLITGGDALNRAVDEVLANFAKGRLIFNLGHGIQPETPIAHVEQMLKRVRG comes from the coding sequence GTGCCGCCCTCCTCCGCAAAGCCTTTCATCGACGTGCTCTCCGGCCAACGGCAGACCGTTCCGCCGGTCTGGATGATGCGGCAGGCCGGCCGTTATCTGCCCGAATATCGCGAGGTCCGCGCCAAGGCCGGCGGCTTCCTCGATCTCTGCTTCACGCCCGAGCTCGCAGCCGAGGTGACGCTGCAACCGATCCGCCGGTTCGGCTTCGATGCAGCCATCATCTTCTCCGACATACTCGTGATCCCCTACGCGCTCGGCCGTTCCGTGCGCTTCGAGGTCGGCGAGGGTCCGCGGCTCGAACCGCTGGATGATCCCGACAAGGTCCGCACGCTGTCGCCGCGCGCCGACTTCGGCAAGCTCGAGCCGGTGTTCGAGGCGCTGCGTATCGTGCGCCGCGCGCTCGATACGAAGACCGCGCTGATCGGCTTCTGCGGCGCGCCGTGGACGGTGGCGACCTACATGGTTGCGGGCCAGGGCACGCCGGACCAGGCGCCGGCGCGGATGATGGCCTATCGCCATCCCGAGGCGTTCGCGAAGATCATCGACACGCTGGTCGAAAGCTCCGTCGACTATCTGCTCGGACAACTCGCCGCGGGCGCCGATGCGCTCCAGATCTTCGACACCTGGGCAGGCGTGCTGCCGCCCGCCGAATTTGCGCGATGGTCGATCGAGCCGACGCGGCGCATCGTCGAGGGCGTGCGCGCCAAGGTACCGGATGCGAAGATCATCGGCTTTCCCCGCGGCGCCGGCGCGCTCCTGCCGGCCTATGTGGAAGAAACTGGCGTCAACGCCGTCAGCATCGACTGGACGGCGGAGCCGGCCTTCATCCGCGAGCGCGTGCAATCACGCGTCGCCGTGCAGGGCAATCTCGACCCGCTGGTGCTGATCACCGGCGGCGATGCGCTGAATCGCGCCGTCGACGAGGTGCTTGCGAATTTCGCGAAGGGACGGCTGATCTTCAATCTCGGCCACGGCATCCAGCCGGAGACCCCGATCGCCCATGTCGAGCAGATGCTGAAGCGCGTGCGCGGCTAG